In Streptomyces camelliae, the sequence CCTTCGCAATGAGATCCAGGGCATCCTGAGCAAGGCCACCGAGAGCGACAACTCGGCGAAGACGGTGCTCACGGCGATCGCGGACCAAAGCCGACTGGGCTTCTCCGACGCCGCGTACAAGGACCGGGACGCTGCCGCAGACGCGGTCAAACAGGCAGACGAACTGGCGAAGCTCGCGAAGAAGGATCCGGACGACCTGTCGTTGGCTGACTTCGACCGGCTCAACGCCGGGCTGAAGAAGTACCACGACGACCCGCTCTTCTCCGAGCGCTTCGCAACGGATCTCGGCCCGGAGAAGACACTGTCGTTCTGGGCCAACGTCAGCGACCCAGCCGTCACACCCGACCTCACCCGGGAACGCCGCAAGCAACTCGGCGAGTTGCAGCAGAACCTCGGCCTCACCCTCGCCACCGCCAGCCAGAGCGACACCGGCGCCATGACCGAGTGGAAGCGCCACATGATCGACATCGGCGACCAGCCGGTCCATGGCAAGCGCGGCAACATTCTCGGTTTCCAGGTCATGAGCAACCTGATGCGAGCCGGGGACTACGACGACGACTTCATGAAGCAGTACGGGAAGAGCCTCATGGAGACAGAGCGGAAGTTCACAGGCGATGGCAAGCACGCGGCTTGGCAGCGGCTCGGGTTCGATCCATACCTCAACCACATGCCGGGCGACTCGGGCTGGGACCCGATGTCCGGCTACCTCAAGGGCCTGTCCAACAACCCCGACGCGGCCACCGACTTCTTCAATGACGACTTCATCCCGAAGGACGGGGACCACAAGCAGGCCGTCTCCAACTTCAAGTACCTCTTCGAGGACCGTCACTGGCCGCACGAGAGCAACAGCGACCTCAGCCGGGGCGAGAGCAACGACGGACGCGACAACCTGGCGGCGGCCCTCGAAGCTGCCACCACCGGACACCCCGCGGGCGAGCTGCCGACGGATGACACGCCGGCGCACAATCCGGGTCAGGCCAAGCTGTTCGAGAGCATCGTGTCATCGATCTCGGATGACAACGAGCGCCTCACCGATCACAGTTACATGTCTGACAGCATCGGGCAGATCGCTTCCGAGTATCTCCCCGACATCGATCGCGCGACGACCGATGTGCACCCACCGACGGACAAGGCTGACGAAGACGACCAGGCCGCATGGGATCGCATTCAGAAGCTCTACCCCGTCCAGGGCACACCGGCCGAGCTGGACCACCGCGAGATTTCCAGGTTCCTCTTTGCCGTGGGCCAGGATCCGAACGGTTACGCGGCGGTCGAAGTTGGCCAGAAGAACTACATGGGAAAACTGCTGGAATACCATCTGAACCCGGATTTGCCTGAGGGTCAGCGCCCGAATCACGATCTGGAACTCACCGTCCGGGAGATCGCACGTCACTCGGGTCAGGTTTCAGGAACATTGGCCATGGGGCGGAACGAAGCAGTCGCTGGTCCTGCCGATTTGAAAGACAAGGACTTCGACCACTCTGTAGCCCAGTGGAAGAACTTCTTGTCCGGAACCGTCGGGACCGGAGTCGGCGTCGGCACGTCCTTCATTGCATCTCCGGCAGTGGGCGCCGGTGTCGGCGGCGCTGCCGGAACCGCGACCAGCATGATGCTGGAAGAACTGTTCAAAGACGCTGAGGGGAGCGCCAAGGACGACGCCGGGGGCAAGATGGGCGAGAACTGGCAGAACGGCAATGAGAACAACATCAAGTACACCCGCAAGGCGGCTTTCGACGCGGCGAAGGCCTACCATCTCGCGAATCATGGCGACGTAGCCACCTGGGCAGAGGAATCCTCCTCTCAAGGGTTCCAGGAGGGTGGCGGCTATATGGAGCGTGTTGGACCCGAGCTCGTAACGGACATCTGACACTTCGTTCAATATGGTCAATGGAGGATTGGATGGCTCGACGATTTACAGCAGCCACCTCGTTGTTTGTGATGTTCGGCATGATGGTCGGCTGCTCGACATCCGATGAGAAGAAAGAGTACGACGTTCCACGGGCGCTGTGCGGTATCTCGGTGAGCCCTGATCTGGTCGATCCTTTCCTTCCTCCGGGCAAGAAGCTCAAGGTTCTGGATACGCGTCCGGTGCCCACTAGGAAAATCTGTCGACTGGACGTCGACGGCAAGTGGGCCCTGATGGCCAACCTTGAGTGGTGGGCTGACGACGTGTCGATCTCGACGGTGGCGGGCGCCAATCCTCAACTGGGTTCCGCCAAGCCGTCCGATAACGAAGCCTACTTCTCCAGCGGGACGGGCGCCGTGGTGCAGGTCACGGGCTGCAAGAATCCCGAACACAAGGGGCAGTTGCTTTACACGTCGTTGCGGGTCCGTGACTCGGGCCTCGCAGACACCACTGCCATGAAGAAGCTGGCCACCATCTTCACCAAGGCCGTTGGGAAATCGGATGAATGCTCGTAGGGCGGCTGCGGCCGTCTGCGCCGCCCTGACCTTGGTGAGTGCTTGCGGTGGGCATGCCGAAGCCACCACGCCGCTCACCGCTAGCCAGGCCAAGACGGTGCTCCCCGATGCCCGGGCCCTCCCCGGATGGAAGGTCTCGATCGAGCCGGTTGCCTACACCTTGAAGGAGGCTCGGTCGGTGGGGGCTGCCCGTTGTGAGAGAATGGTTGCGCGGAATTCCTGCGTGGGAGTGCAGAACACCGGGACATCAGCCTTCTCTCGTACGGGGCAGCCGCTTGTTTACTTCCTCGTGCAGACCTATCAGGACGAGGCTTCGGCGAAGTCGGCGTATGGGACCGTGTGGAAGTCCTGGAAACAGGAGGTCCCGGAATCACGTGTCTTGTGGAATGGCAAAATCCGCGAGGAGAGCGATGCCCTGGTCGGTTCGACCACGTCGATGGTGAAGGGCTCAAAGGGGCTACTGATCCAGGTGCGTGTCGGCAGCGTCATCATGGTGTCCATGGCTGAAGCCGGCGCGCAGGTCGACATGGCAGATTCGTACCTTGATCGGTTTGCGGACGCTTTCGCCAAGCGGGCCGAAGAGGTGCAGGAAGGCACAACACCGTCGGCAGGTCTGATGGAGAACTAATCGGCTTTCGTTTGTCGGCGGAGTGATACTCATGCTCGTCCTGCTGGCCGGGCTGGCTCTTGTCTTCGGTATTAACCCCTTCGACACGTGCCATCAGAGCGAGCGATGCATGCAAGACCCTGGGAAAGCCGTCCCGTAGTGTCGCCGCCTTGGAGCGCATCCTGCCCGGTGAGTCCTCCTACTCGTTCGATGACGACTTGACGGACCTGCGCCTCGACGAAACGGATGACACCTACGAGAGCTCCTGCTTTGTCTCCGGTGGTGGGAAGCAGCTCTTGGTGGCCACGGCGGAAATGGCGGAGTACGACTGTCGGCACCTGAGTGTGGTCGTGGAGCTCGAACAGCAAGGCAATGCCCCCTCCCGGCTGTCTTCGTGAGCGTTCAGCACTCCCCCTCCGCACTGGTCACCCTGAACACATACTTCCGTTGCGTGCTGGAGCCGCCGGCGATGCTCGGGGCCTCGTAGTCGCCGGACTTGTCGCGGAGTGCCTTGACGCGGATGCAGAAGGACGCGTCCGTTCCGTCGGCTGTGATGGTGTAGTGGGACTCGTTCGAGGCTCCGGAGCCGGTGGGGGTGGCGTCTATCGCGGAGCGGGGGGCGTGGCTGCCGGTGTGTTCGGCGATGGCGTCCTCGATGGTCACCGCGTAACCGGCGCTGAGCTCCGCGGCCTCGTCCTCGTACGGGCTGTACGTGGAGTCGCCGTCCAGGTCGTCCGTGGCGCTGCGGACGGCGCTGGTCAGTTCGGCGCTGCTCCACTGCCCGTCGGCGGACATGTGCGCGCCCTGGAAGCCGTAGTAGATGCCTATCGCCGCCATACCGAGCAGCAGCGCGCGGGCGATGACGAAGTCCGTGTTCGAGACGGGCGGGGCCGAGGGGTTCAGAGTCTCGCGCCAGGAGCGGACCCGGTCCGACTTCACTCAGGACATCAGGATCAGGACGGCGGATCCGATGAAGAGCAGGACCGTCAGCGATTTCATGCCCGTCCCTCCAGCGCACGGCGCCTGCGGCGGGCGTCGCGCAGGGCCACTGCTCCTCCGCTCAGGCCCGCCACCAGGACGGCCGCGCCCACGGCGACGTACGTGGCGTAGCGGGCGGTGCGCTGCTGCGGGGTTTCGCCGAGGGTGAGTTTGGCGGGGGTGGGGGCCTCCACATGGGTGAGGCCGTTGTCGGGCTGGGGGGACTCGATCGGGTGGTCGTCCTCCGTCAGCGCGCGGACCGGGTCCACCACGCCCCAGCCGACCAGGCGGTCGTGGCCGGCGATGGAGCGCTCTGCCGTCTGCTCGATCTGGGCCACGATCTCGCCCGGCGTCCAGTTGCGGTGCTTGGCCTTGATCAGGGCGGCCACACCGGCCACGTACGGGGCGGAGAAACTTGTGCCGTTGTCCGAGCAGTGGCCGCCCTTCGGGACCGTCGAGATCATGTCGACGCCGGGGGCGGCGACTCCGACGAAATCACCTGACTGGGAGAAGGCCGCCCGTTCGTTGTTGCGGTCGGAGGCCGCGACGGCCAGGACTCCGTCGTAGGAGGCGGGGTACGTCTTCTTGACGTTGCCGCCCAGGCCGTCGTTGCCCGCCGAGGCGACCACGACGATCCCGGCGGTCAGCGCCTCGTTGATCGCCCGGTGCAGGTCGTTGTCCTCCGAGATGGCCTTCGTCGTGTCCTGCGAGATGTTGATGACGTCGGCCTTGACCTGGATCGCGCGGCGGATGGCGGTGGCCAGGGTGGCGGCCGTGCCGTGGCCCTCGGCGTCGTTCTGCTTGATCGGGATGATCGTGGCCTCGGGGGCGAGGCCGACGAAGCCCGTGCCCTTCATGGGGCGGGCGGCGATGATGCCGGCCACGCGGGTGCCGTGGCCGACCGTGTCGGTCGTGCCGTCGGGCTTGCCGACGTCGAGCTTGTTGCCTTTGTCGTCCTTCGCGGGGAGGTAGTTCGCGCCCAGCGACGCGTCCACCGCGTGGGTGAGCTGCGGATTGCTCGTGTCGACGCCGGTGTCGATCACGGCCACCTTCACGCCCTTGCCCTTGGACTGGCTCCACAGTTCGTCGAGGTTGACGCGCTGCAGGGCCCAGGGCGTGCCGGTGTACTTGTGATTGGTGCTGGAGAAGGTGCACTGGTCGGAGCCCGAGTCGTCCGCCGTGGCGGGCGGGGCCGCCAGGAGGGTCGCGGTGAGGGCGAGTGCTGCCGCCAGGGGCGTACGGGTGCGCAGGGTGCTGCTGGGCATCGGGCGGCCTCTCACGATCCCTGCGGCTGGCGTGCCGCCGCCGTCGACAGGCGGGGGCCGGTCGGCAGGAACTCCGACCAGGCCGCGGGGACGGGGGCCGGGTTCACACCGGCGTAGCCGAGGCGGGTCTGCGCCAGCTTGGCCTCCTGCTGGAGCTGCTGACGCTGCTTGGGTGTGATGCCGATGCCCTTGTCGTCGGTGGCGCTGTCGTCGTTGGACTGCAGGGCGTACCGCAGGCCGGTGTCGGTGACCAGGAAGACCGAGCCGGCGCCGGTCTCGCTGCCCTGGAACTGGCGGTAGAGCTGGCCGGAGCCCGCGGTGACGTACGCGCTGGAGGAGCCGGTGGGCAGGGCCGCCGGGAAGTCCTTGCCCGCCCAGGTGCTCAGGGTGGTGGCGCCGTTGTCGGGGTCGACGTGGTTCAGGACCGTGCAGACCGTGTTGCGGCTGCCGTCGGCGGTGGCGGCGTCGTTGACCGCGGTGGGCCGCTCGGTCGGCCACTTGTGGTCGGCGGCGAACGGCTTGTCCCGGGTGATGGCGCCCGCGCTGACCTCCTCGGCGTGCCCGGCCTGGCCGAGCTTCACGAGGTCCTTGCTGGCCAGCAGGAGCTGGGCGACGAAGTCGGAGACGGGCGCGACCCGGCCGGGCAGCACCACGAAGTACTGCTCCTGTCCGTTGACCGGCGCTCTGAGGACCATGCCGACCTTGTTGGCCTGCCCCAGCTGGCCGGGGGCGTTCGCCGGGGCGCCCGCGACACCGGGGACCGACGGGAAGCTGATCGGGTCGCCCTGGTGCAGGGTCGCGATCCATTCCTTGGTCACCTGCTGCGGCTGGCGGTCCGCGCCCACGAGGGTCTGCACCAGGAGGGGGTCGGTGGCGTCCACCGGGTATGCCGTGCCCTGCGCGTCGACCACGTACTGCTTCTTGTCCGTCGGGGTGGTGACGTAGAGGAGTTCGCCGTCGTGCAGCTTCTCCGGCCCCTCGGTCAGTTTCAGATCGCGTTTGGCGAGGACGAACGCGGCCTTCTGGATGGAGCTGCCGCTGCCGCTCGGGCGTTCGCAGACGGCCCATTCCTTCGCCGCGCCGGCTTCCTGGTCGGAGGGCAGCCGGTCGGGGGCGTAGGGGATGCCGATGGTGACGCCGTGCGGGATCTTGCCGTTGTCGAGGATCGACTCGTCGACGGTGACGACGTCCACGTTGTCCTGGGTGTCGAGGACCAGCTTCGCGGAGGCCATGTTGAGGACGGGGTGGAGCTGGACCTTGCCGTCGGTCTTCAGCACGACGTACCGGGTCGTGGACTTGCTGGCGATGATCACCTTCTGTCCCGGTGTGTCCCAGCCCTGCGGAGCCGTCGGCTTGAACATGCCCCAGGCGCCGAAGGCCGCGAGGACGACGGCACCGACGACGGCACCCGGCAGGATGGCGCGCAGCGGCCGCGGCGCCCCCTCGTCGGAGGCATCCGGTGACGACTGCACGAACGACGCGAGCATGCGGCGCTTCGCGAAGGTGTAGGCGTTGAGTTGGTCCCGCCGAGATGCCATCTGTGCCTGTTTCTCCCCGTGTCTCACGCGGAGCGCGCCCGGGGACCACGCTCCCCCGCCCTCCGTTGTCGGACCCGGCCCCTACTATGCCTGGTACGGAGCGAGTCTGGTGGAGCGGGTAGGGTACCTGGGCCCTCAAGGCCCTTGTTGAGCGGCCTGGTTCCAGCGAGTTGTGAGCAAATCGGGGGGATGGAGTGGTGGCTTCCGGAACGCGGACGCGAGCGCGCGGCCGGTCGGCGGCACGAGGTCGCGCGGCCGGGGCGGCGACGCCGCCGCGCGGGGCGTCCGACCGGCGCGGTGCGGACCGGCAGGCGGTCACGTTCAGCCTCAGGCCCCGGCCGGGCCAGGCCGGTGCGTTCCGTTTGCAACGGCTCGTGCTGGTGGAGCTGGCTGCGGCGGCTCTGGTCGTCGGCCTGGCCATCGGGATGGTGGCGCTGGTGCCGGCCGCCGTCGTGGCCCTGGTGCTGGTCCTGCTGGCCTTCGTACGGCGGCGGGGCCGCTCCCTGCCCGAGTGGCTCGCCACGGCACGGGAGCTGCGGGCCCGTCAGAAGCGGGCGGCGAGCACCCCGATACCGCCGGGCACGGAGCCGGGACTGGTGCCCGCCGTGGAGTGCGAGCCGACCCTGCGCACCTACTCCTACGGCGCGCGTGACCGGCGGCCGGTCGGCGTCGTCGGGGACGGCACGTTCGTCACGGCCGTGCTCCAGGTGGAGGCCGACGCGACCGCGCTGCGGGCCGAGCGCAGCCGGCAGCCGCTGCCGGTCGCGCTGGTCCGGGACGCGCTGGAGGTAGACGGGATCCGGCTGGAGTCGGCCCAGATCGTGCTGCACACCCAGCCCGCGCCCGCGCTGCATCTGCCCCAGCAGTCCGTCGCCGTCGCCAACTACCTGCCGTTGCAGGAGCAGACGGGCGCCCCGGCCGTCCGCATCACCTGGATCGCGCTGAAGCTCGATCCCGAGAGGTGCGCGGAGGCCGTGGCGGCGCGGGGCGGCGGGCTGGTCGGCGCGCAGAAGTGCGTCGTGCGCGCCGCGGACCATCTGGCGAGCCGCCTCACCGGCGCCGGTTTCCGGGCACGGGTGCTCGACGAGGAGGAGCTGGTCGCCGCGCTCGCCACGTCGGCCTGCGCCAACCCGCTGGTCACCGCCGAGGCGGGGCGCAGCGAGACCCGGGAGCGGCGCACGGAGGAGTCCGGGCGCAGCTGGCGCTGCGACAACCGGCGGCACACCACGTACTGGGTCCGGCGCTGGCCCCAACTGGGCGGCGGCAGCAGCGAGTCGCTGCCGCACTTCGTCGCCCGGGTCACGGCGATACCGGCCCTGGCGACCACCTTCAGTCTCACCCTCGCGCACGGGGAGCGGCAGGAGGTGTCCCTGTCCGGGCATCTGCGGGTGACCGGGCGCAGCGACGACGAACTCGTGGCGGCGCGGCGCGCTCTGGAGGCCGCGGCCCGGCAGTCCGGGGCCGGCCTCACCCGCCTCGACCGTGAGCAACTGCCCGGCATGCTGGCCACGCTGCCCCTCGGAGGTGCGCGGTGACGACGATTCCGACGATGTCCGCGAGGCCGGGTGGCACGAGCGCCGGTGCGCCGGCGGCGTCCGGTCCGCGCCGGGCGGTCGAGCTGCTGCGGCACGGCCTGGGTCTGATCGGCCCCCGGCACGGCCGGCACGGGCTGCCGGTGCAGCAACTGGACGCGCTCGCCCTGCCGATCGGGGACGACGGCGTGGTGGCCGGGGTCGACGCCGAGGGCCAGCCCGCCGTCCTGGGCATCAACCGGCCCACGCCGTACGACGTCGTGCTGATCGGCGGCCTGTGGACGGCCCAGGTGCTGGCGCTGCGCTCGGCGGCCACCGGTGCCCGGGTCGCGGTGGAGACCGGCCGCCCGCAGGCGTGGATGCAGATGGTGCACGCCATGGGCGGCGGGCAGAACGGCCTGTCCGTGTACGACGTCGGGCGGGTGCCGCCGCAGGGTGCCTCGGCCGGCACGCCCGTCCTGGTGGTGCGGGACTGCGGTATGCGGCCGCCGCGCGGACGCGTGGTGGCCGGGCCCTGGCAGTCGGTGCTCACGCTGCTGCCGTATCTCAGCCCGGTCGCGCCCCGGCTGCTGCGGCAGGCGCGGCTCGCCGGCATCCAGCGGGTCTCGCCGGACGAGGCCGCCGAACTGGGGCGCACCATGGGTCTCACGCGCACCGAGGTGGAGTCGCTGCCGGCGCTGCCCGACGGCGTCACTCTGTGGTGCACCGACCGTGACCGGCAGTACGTCCTGACCCAACCGACCGACGCCGAGATCGGATTGTTGGGCACACCACGCCGGATGGACTGAACTACCCCTGTCCGTCCCTTTTGTTCGCGATCCTCGCGTTCCCTGTTCGTCACATGTCTGCCGTTTGTTCCCCGTTTCCCCCGGCAAGGCGCAAGGCCGGCGGGGTACTTCGGGGCACGCCGGCACCCGGTGCGCGCCGGCCGAGAGACGGGCGGGCCTGCCGAGGTACGGCTCGTGGTGATTAGGCTGGGAGCGGGCGCGATGGCAGGACCCGTGCAACGGGCGTCGGTGTCCAGGGGGAGGGCCGGCGGATCGGTCTGCCCCGAAAACGACTACGGACGACTCGGAACGACACGACATGGTCGCCCCGGCACGGCATGAGGGTGCTCGACCACACCAGGAGGAACTGTGAACAGCGATCGGGACGGGATCCGCGGGGGCTGGGACACACCCGACGACGACCAGACCGACGCGGAGTCCGCCATCGAGATGACGGGCGAGTTCACCATCGACTACGCGCCGCCCGCCTGGTACACGCAGAACGCGTCCGGCTCCACCGGCACGGCAGGCGGTGCGGGGGGCGCGGGCGGATTCACCGGCTCGACCGGCTCCGGTGACGCGGGGGCTGCGGGTGCTGCGGCCACGCCCGCGGTTCCGCCG encodes:
- the mycP gene encoding type VII secretion-associated serine protease mycosin; amino-acid sequence: MPSSTLRTRTPLAAALALTATLLAAPPATADDSGSDQCTFSSTNHKYTGTPWALQRVNLDELWSQSKGKGVKVAVIDTGVDTSNPQLTHAVDASLGANYLPAKDDKGNKLDVGKPDGTTDTVGHGTRVAGIIAARPMKGTGFVGLAPEATIIPIKQNDAEGHGTAATLATAIRRAIQVKADVINISQDTTKAISEDNDLHRAINEALTAGIVVVASAGNDGLGGNVKKTYPASYDGVLAVAASDRNNERAAFSQSGDFVGVAAPGVDMISTVPKGGHCSDNGTSFSAPYVAGVAALIKAKHRNWTPGEIVAQIEQTAERSIAGHDRLVGWGVVDPVRALTEDDHPIESPQPDNGLTHVEAPTPAKLTLGETPQQRTARYATYVAVGAAVLVAGLSGGAVALRDARRRRRALEGRA
- the eccE gene encoding type VII secretion protein EccE, coding for MASGTRTRARGRSAARGRAAGAATPPRGASDRRGADRQAVTFSLRPRPGQAGAFRLQRLVLVELAAAALVVGLAIGMVALVPAAVVALVLVLLAFVRRRGRSLPEWLATARELRARQKRAASTPIPPGTEPGLVPAVECEPTLRTYSYGARDRRPVGVVGDGTFVTAVLQVEADATALRAERSRQPLPVALVRDALEVDGIRLESAQIVLHTQPAPALHLPQQSVAVANYLPLQEQTGAPAVRITWIALKLDPERCAEAVAARGGGLVGAQKCVVRAADHLASRLTGAGFRARVLDEEELVAALATSACANPLVTAEAGRSETRERRTEESGRSWRCDNRRHTTYWVRRWPQLGGGSSESLPHFVARVTAIPALATTFSLTLAHGERQEVSLSGHLRVTGRSDDELVAARRALEAAARQSGAGLTRLDREQLPGMLATLPLGGAR
- the eccB gene encoding type VII secretion protein EccB; this translates as MASRRDQLNAYTFAKRRMLASFVQSSPDASDEGAPRPLRAILPGAVVGAVVLAAFGAWGMFKPTAPQGWDTPGQKVIIASKSTTRYVVLKTDGKVQLHPVLNMASAKLVLDTQDNVDVVTVDESILDNGKIPHGVTIGIPYAPDRLPSDQEAGAAKEWAVCERPSGSGSSIQKAAFVLAKRDLKLTEGPEKLHDGELLYVTTPTDKKQYVVDAQGTAYPVDATDPLLVQTLVGADRQPQQVTKEWIATLHQGDPISFPSVPGVAGAPANAPGQLGQANKVGMVLRAPVNGQEQYFVVLPGRVAPVSDFVAQLLLASKDLVKLGQAGHAEEVSAGAITRDKPFAADHKWPTERPTAVNDAATADGSRNTVCTVLNHVDPDNGATTLSTWAGKDFPAALPTGSSSAYVTAGSGQLYRQFQGSETGAGSVFLVTDTGLRYALQSNDDSATDDKGIGITPKQRQQLQQEAKLAQTRLGYAGVNPAPVPAAWSEFLPTGPRLSTAAARQPQGS